A window of the Eschrichtius robustus isolate mEscRob2 chromosome 5, mEscRob2.pri, whole genome shotgun sequence genome harbors these coding sequences:
- the RBM45 gene encoding RNA-binding protein 45, giving the protein MDEAGSCASGGGFRPGVDSLDEPPNSRIFLVISKYTPESVLRERFSPFGEIQDIWVVRDKHTKESKGIAFVKFARSSQACRAMEEMHGQCLSPSDTKPIKVFIAQSRSSGSHRDVEDEELTRIFVMIPKSYTEEDLREKFKVYGDIEYCSIIKNKVTGESKGLGYVRYLKPSQAAQAIENCDRSFRAILAEPKNKASESSEQDYYSNMRQETLGHEPRVNMFPFEQQSEFSSFDKNDNRGQEAISKRLSVVSRVPFTEEQLFSIFDIVPGLEYCEVQRDPYSNYGHGVVQYFNVASAIYAKYKLHGFQYPPGNRIGVSFIDDGSNATDLLRKMATQMVAAQLASMVWNNPSQQQFLQFGGSSGSQLPQIQTDVVLPSCKKKAPPETPVKERLFIVFNPHPLPLDVLEDIFCRFGNLIEVYLVSGKNVGYAKYADRISANDAITTLHGKILNGVRLKVMLADSPREESNKRQRTY; this is encoded by the exons ATGGACGAAGCGGGGAGCTGTGCGAGCGGCGGAGGCTTCCGCCCGGGCGTGGACAGCCTGGACGAGCCGCCGAACAGCCGCATCTTCTTGGTGATCAGCAAGTACACGCCCGAGTCGGTGCTGAGGGAGCGCTTCTCGCCCTTCGGGGAGATCCAAGACATCTGGGTGGTGCGGGACAAGCACACCAAAGAGTCCAAGGGCATCGCATTCGTCAAGTTTGCCCGCAGCTCGCAGGCCTGCAGGGCCATGGAGGAGATGCACGGCCAGTGCCTCAGCCCCAGCGACACCAAGCCCATCAAG gtTTTCATTGCTCAGTCCAGATCATCTGGAAGTCACCGAGATGTTGAGGATGAAGAACTTACAAGAATATTTGTTATGATACCAAAGTCCTACACAGAAGAAGATCTACGGGAAAAATTTAAG GTGTATGGAGATATCGAGTATTGCAGCATTATTAAGAATAAAGTAACTGGAGAAAGTAAAGGCTTGGGCTATGTTCGATACTTAAAACCATCACAGGCTGCCCAAGCAATAGAAAACTGTGATCGAA GTTTTAGGGCAATCTTGGCTGAACCTAAAAATAAAGCATCTGAATCCTCAGAACAAGATTATTATAGTAATATGAGGCAGGAGACTTTGGGACATGAACCTAGAGTGAATATGTTTCCATTTG AACAACAATCTGAATTTTCAAGTTTTGACAAGAATGACAACAGAGGCCAGGAAGCCATCTCCAAACGCCTGTCAGTTGTATCAAGAGTTCCTTTCACTGAAGAGCAGCTTTTCAGCATTTTTGATATAGTACCAGGGTTGGAATACTGTGAAGTTCAACGAGATCCGTATTCTAATTACG GTCATGGAGTGGTTCAGTATTTTAATGTAGCATCTGCTATTTATGCAAAATACAAGTTACATGGATTTCAGTATCCTCCTGGGAATCGGATAGGTGTTTCCTTCATTGATGATGGGAGTAATGCAACAGA TCTCCTTAGAAAAATGGCAACGCAGATGGTAGCTGCACAGCTTGCATCAATGGTGTGGAATAACCCAAGTCAGCAGCAATTTCTG CAATTTGGAGGAAGTTCTGGGTCACAGCTGCCTCAAATCCAGACAGATGTTGTACTTCCATCATGCAAAAAAAAAGCCCCTCCTGAAACTCCTGTGAAAGAAAGACTTTTTATCGTGTTTAATCCACATCCTTTACCTTTAGATGTACTAGAGGATATATTCTG TCGTTTTGGTAACCTGATCGAAGTTTACCTTGTGTCAGGAAAAAATGTGGGGTATGCCAAGTATGCAGATAGAATAAGTGCTAATGATGCCATTACTACTTTACATGGAAAGATCCTGAATGGAGTCAGACTTAAAGTTATGCTGGCAGACTCCCCAAGAGAAGAATCTAACAAACGACAAAGAACTTACTGA